The proteins below are encoded in one region of Danio rerio strain Tuebingen ecotype United States chromosome 14, GRCz12tu, whole genome shotgun sequence:
- the stc2a gene encoding stanniocalcin-2a precursor (The RefSeq protein has 2 substitutions compared to this genomic sequence), which translates to MLIKFTLSLLLLSVLGEVVGTDNADVHESHPEKPASQKGRLSLQNTAEIQHCLVSAGDVGCGVFECFENNSCEIRGLQEICMTFLHNAGKFDSQGKSFIKDALKCMAHGLRHKFSCISRKCLAIKDMVFQLQRECYMKHNLCSAAKDNVNVMVEMIHFQDLFPKGPYVELVNILLGCGQEVKEAITRSVRLQCEQNWGALCDSLSFCTSMTAAPASGGHERRSALTSHSDGEHHKSARQGDKEKPGKAGFNTQMRIRSQGMRRASLDAVVAEQEDSKISDIRR; encoded by the exons ATGCTGATTAAATTCACACTGTCCCTGCTGCTGCTCTCCGTATTGGGGGAAGTGGTAGGAACGGATAATCCTGATGTGCACGAGAGTCACCCCGAGAAACCGGCCAGTCAGAAGGGACGTCTCTCGTTACAGAACACAG CTGAGATCCAGCACTGTCTTGTGAGTGCAGGAGATGTGGGCTGCGGGGTGTTTGAGTGTTTCGAAAACAACTCGTGTGAAATTCGGGGCCTCCAGGAAATCTGCATGACCTTCTTGCACAATGCTGGCAAGTTCGACTCGCAG GGCAAGTCGTTCATCAAGGATGCACTGAAGTGCATGGCTCATGGCTTGAGGCACAAATTTAGTTGCATCAGCCGAAAATGCCTGGCCATAAAGGATATGGTCTTCCAGCTTCAGCGGGAATGCTACATGAAACACAACCTCTGCTCGGCTGCTAAAGACAACGTCAATGTCATGGTGGAGATGATACATTTCCAAGACTTATTTCCCAAAGG GCCTTACGTTGAGCTGGTGAACATTTTACTGGGCTGTGGACAAGAGGTGAAGGAAGCCATTACTCGGAGTGTGCGTCTGCAGTGTGAGCAGAACTGGGGCGCTTTGTGCGACAGCCTGAGCTTTTGTACATCTATGACTGCCGCTCCAGCATCCGGTGGCCATGAGCGACGTCCGGCGCTTACCTCTCATTCGGATGGGGAGCACCACAAGAGCGCTCGACAAGGAGACAAAGAGAAGCCTGGCAAGGCTGGGTTTAATACCCAGATGAGAATTCGAAGCCAAGGCATGCGCCGCGCCAGTTTAGATGCCGTAGTCGCCGAGCAGGAAGACTCAAAGATAAGTGACATCCGAAGGTGA